The proteins below are encoded in one region of Rhododendron vialii isolate Sample 1 chromosome 7a, ASM3025357v1:
- the LOC131333860 gene encoding uncharacterized protein LOC131333860: MGSFNPLAIILKENKLIGPNYVDWKRNLNIVLTAEGHKYVLSTACPPIPEENAIEQEAKPYKDWVKADEMARCYILASMSNILQHQHQAMEIASDMMLNLKEMFGDQNRAARLVAMKELVSITHVEGTPIRDHVLKMIALLNELEILGAKIDGETQIDFVLNSLQSESFKQFRLTYSMNKMHLSLAELLKELQAAEGLLVGKKPPSVLVAEKASTSKPKGKKKQNKS; encoded by the coding sequence atgggctctttcaatccacttgccattattctcaaagaaaataaacttattggaccaaactatgttgactggaaaagaaacttgaatattgtgttaactgccgagggccacaaatatgtgctatctacggcgtgccctcctatacctgaagaaaatgccatagaacaggaagcaaagccttataaagattgggttaaggctgacgagatggcgcggtgttatattttggcttctatgtcgaatatattgcaacatcagcatcaagctatggaaattgcttctgatatgatgctgaacctcaaagaaatgtttggggatcagaatcgggcagcaaggctagttgctatgaaagaattggtgagcatcacccatgttgaagggaccccgattagggatcatgttctaaagatgatagctcttcttaatgaactagagatccttggagctaaaattgatggggaaacccaaatcgatttcgttcttaactcactgcagtctgagagttttaagcagtttcgcctaacttattctatgaacaaaatgcatttatctttggcggaacttcttaaggaactccaagcagctgagggtcttttggttgggaagaaaccaccatcagtgctagtggcagagaaggcttctacttctaagccgaaaggcaagaagaagcagaataagtcttag